A stretch of the Sulfurimonas sp. HSL3-1 genome encodes the following:
- a CDS encoding type II secretion system F family protein: MVYAYRGLLQDGKKTKGVLEAADLEEAKKRLRSQGIFYTKLEAEKRAAVGRLNFSRKKVAGANELSILSRDLSIYIKSGISIVNALKLARNQYAKNKKMTNFLSSIITMLDEGKSFYQALERQNILALPEFYKQSIRVSEESGILQEVLLEMAIFLKEQDRISKQIKSAFAYPSFIIVVSIFMVAFMITFVVPKITGIFDQLDQELPPVTQFVIATGDFFTAHWIGLVVGIVALIGLFASAMKYNRPFRFGVHLLQLKLPFFGQVVQTSELGRFSYIASVLIRSGVPFAQTINLSANVLHNQVLQRKFAGASDRVVEGSKLSNALLREGFEIDPSFAQAIALGEETSEVTAILQNLSELYFEENKDKIGLFLSLLEPMLMLLVGGVIGFIVTAMLLPIFSMNIS, from the coding sequence ATGGTATATGCCTATCGGGGCCTGTTGCAAGACGGCAAGAAGACCAAGGGGGTCCTCGAAGCCGCCGACCTGGAGGAGGCGAAAAAGCGCCTCCGTTCCCAGGGGATCTTCTATACCAAGCTCGAAGCGGAGAAGCGCGCCGCCGTCGGCCGTCTGAACTTTTCGCGGAAAAAAGTCGCCGGGGCGAATGAGCTCTCCATCCTCAGCCGCGACCTCTCCATCTACATCAAATCGGGCATCTCCATTGTCAACGCCCTGAAGCTGGCCCGGAACCAGTATGCGAAAAACAAGAAGATGACGAATTTCCTCAGCAGTATCATCACGATGCTCGACGAGGGGAAAAGTTTCTACCAGGCGCTGGAGCGGCAGAATATCCTGGCCCTGCCGGAGTTCTACAAGCAGTCCATCCGCGTCTCCGAAGAGAGCGGGATCTTGCAGGAGGTTCTGCTGGAGATGGCGATCTTCCTCAAAGAGCAGGACCGCATCAGCAAGCAGATCAAGAGCGCTTTCGCCTATCCCTCGTTTATCATCGTCGTCTCGATCTTCATGGTAGCGTTCATGATCACCTTCGTCGTTCCGAAGATCACCGGGATCTTCGACCAGCTCGACCAGGAGCTGCCGCCGGTCACGCAGTTCGTCATTGCAACGGGGGATTTCTTTACTGCCCACTGGATCGGGCTCGTGGTGGGGATAGTGGCGCTGATCGGGCTCTTCGCCTCGGCGATGAAGTACAACCGCCCTTTCCGGTTCGGCGTGCATCTGCTGCAGCTGAAACTCCCCTTTTTCGGGCAGGTCGTTCAGACCTCGGAGCTGGGGCGCTTCTCTTATATTGCGTCGGTGCTGATCCGTTCGGGGGTGCCCTTCGCGCAGACGATCAACCTCTCGGCGAACGTCCTGCACAACCAGGTGCTCCAGCGCAAGTTCGCCGGTGCTTCGGACCGGGTCGTTGAAGGTTCAAAGCTTTCCAATGCCCTGCTGCGGGAGGGGTTTGAGATCGATCCCTCTTTTGCCCAGGCGATCGCGCTGGGGGAGGAGACGAGCGAGGTGACGGCGATTTTGCAGAACCTCTCCGAACTCTATTTCGAGGAGAACAAGGATAAGATCGGGCTTTTCCTCTCGCTGCTGGAACCGATGCTGATGCTGCTGGTAGGGGGGGTGATCGGCTTCATCGTCACCGCGATGCTGCTGCCGATCTTCTCGATGAATATCAGTTAG
- the gspG gene encoding type II secretion system major pseudopilin GspG: MQSKKVYRGAARRAFTLMELMIVIIILGLLAALVMPNLIGKSEEAKQKLVCVQMKGIKNALDMFRLDNGSYPDAEEGLEALAKNPDAEKYPNYSAGGYFQDGVLPKDPWKNRYIYVPGEEGINLISLGADRKEGGSAESKDITYAECIKQ; this comes from the coding sequence ATGCAGAGCAAAAAAGTCTACCGCGGTGCGGCCCGCCGGGCGTTTACGTTGATGGAGCTGATGATCGTCATCATCATTCTGGGGCTGCTGGCGGCGCTGGTCATGCCGAACCTGATCGGCAAGAGCGAAGAGGCGAAACAGAAACTCGTCTGCGTCCAGATGAAGGGGATCAAGAACGCCCTGGATATGTTCCGGCTCGATAACGGAAGTTACCCCGACGCGGAGGAGGGACTGGAGGCTCTGGCGAAGAACCCGGATGCGGAGAAGTACCCCAACTACAGCGCGGGCGGCTATTTCCAAGACGGCGTCCTGCCCAAAGATCCCTGGAAGAACCGTTACATCTACGTCCCGGGCGAAGAGGGGATCAACCTGATCTCGTTGGGGGCTGACCGTAAAGAGGGCGGCAGCGCGGAGAGCAAAGATATCACCTATGCCGAGTGCATCAAGCAGTAG
- a CDS encoding type II secretion system protein, which translates to MPSASSSRRGFTLFELLLVVILIAILYGVFINKLTTGRAPTEGRETVSLETLRDYLSLFRTEQGEVSLVCPEPCAQCSVVVDGQPVEGADITLFKQEPTVYRKDRYGQFVPFTFVPVRRGETDVVNVCFAFRLRANDSSSSYIVESGERFYLFDAYGEPTRSFEALDDAAAAYNRTELIPDDKRVYDF; encoded by the coding sequence ATGCCGAGTGCATCAAGCAGTAGGAGGGGGTTTACCCTCTTTGAACTGCTGCTGGTTGTCATACTGATCGCCATTCTCTACGGCGTTTTCATCAACAAGCTGACAACGGGCCGCGCCCCGACGGAGGGGAGAGAGACGGTGTCGCTGGAGACGCTGCGCGACTATCTTTCCCTTTTCCGGACGGAGCAGGGGGAGGTGTCACTCGTCTGTCCGGAGCCCTGTGCGCAGTGCAGCGTCGTTGTCGACGGCCAGCCGGTGGAGGGGGCGGATATTACCCTTTTCAAGCAGGAACCCACCGTCTACCGCAAAGACCGGTACGGCCAGTTTGTACCCTTCACCTTCGTCCCTGTGCGCCGGGGGGAGACGGATGTCGTGAACGTCTGCTTCGCCTTCAGGCTCCGGGCGAACGACAGCAGCTCGAGCTATATCGTCGAATCGGGAGAGCGCTTCTATCTGTTTGACGCCTACGGGGAACCGACGCGGAGCTTCGAGGCGCTCGACGACGCGGCGGCGGCCTACAACCGCACGGAACTGATACCCGACGACAAACGGGTCTACGACTTTTAA